ATATCCTGCCGGTCCCAAATTGGAGACTCGGCAGGAGAGATAACATCTGTCTAAAAATCAAATAGACAACAGGCGATTAACCCACGTTTAGGGTCACGGGTTCGCGGGAAAGCGTGGTCAGAATCTTGCAGCCGTCGTGGGTGATGAGAACGTCGTCTTCGATGCGGATACCGCCCCACCCCGGGATGTAGATACCCGGCTCGATGGTGACGACCATGCCGGCTTCGAGCACGTCTTCCGAGTTCGCCCGGATGCGCGGAGCCTCGTGAATTTCCAGCCCGATCCCGTGGCCGACGCCGTGGGTGAAGAAGTCGCCCAGCCTCAGTTCCGGGTACTTATCGAACTTGGCATTCGCGATCACCTTACGGGCCGCGGCGTCCACGTCCTTCGCCTTCACGCCGTGCCGGATCACCGCCATCGCCGCGTTCTGGGCCGCGAGCACCACCGCATAGAGCTTCTCGAAGTCGTAGCCCACGCGCTCCATCTTGTTGCGCCGGCTCGGGGACGTCCCGAACGGGCTCTTCAGCGTGCGTGTGATGTCGGACTTGTACAGCAGGTCCGCGCCCCAATCGACGAGCAACTTGCTGCCCTCGCCGAGCTGCCGGGCGGTCGGCTGAGCGTGGGGCAGCGCGCCGCGCTCGCCCACGGCCACGATCGGCGGGAACGACGTGCTCCGGGCTCCGGCGCGCCGGACATAGCCCTCAAGAGCGTCCACCATGTCCTTTTCGCTGTCGGCTTCGCGGAGCGTCGCCACGAACATCCGGAAGCCGCGCTCGGCCACCCGCACGGACTCGCGGATCTTCTCCACCTCGCCGGGGTCTTTTATCGCGCGCTGCTTTTCAACGACCCCGTCGACCGGAACGAACGTGATTTTCGGAGCGAACTGTTTGAGAGCTTCCAGTTCGCCGAGCGTGATCCGGTTCCCCTCGACACCAACGGCCTTCGCACCAGATTTGGTCAGTGTTTCGGCCGCCGCCTCGATCGTCGTTTTGTTGTGCGGACGAATAACAATGTCCAGATCCGAGCACTCTTCCTTGATCTGCTCCTCGAACCGCGCGTCACCAATGATGACGTTGTTCTTCGGGAGCGCAGCGTAGAAACTGCAGTCTCCCGTGAACGAGCTCAAATAGGTTACGTTGGGGGCTGCGGTGACGAGGAACGCGTCCAGACCGTTTGCCTTAAGTGTCTGACCCAGGGCTGACCGGCGTTGTTGAAGGTAGTTCATACGAGAGAAATGGGTGCGAGGGGCTGGGAAGTACGAGTGATGTGCCACGCGTACAGGCACTTTAACCCGTCTAACCGGAGAAAAAAAGGGAGTCAAAGTCAGTTACTA
This region of Gemmata massiliana genomic DNA includes:
- a CDS encoding M24 family metallopeptidase, with the protein product MNYLQQRRSALGQTLKANGLDAFLVTAAPNVTYLSSFTGDCSFYAALPKNNVIIGDARFEEQIKEECSDLDIVIRPHNKTTIEAAAETLTKSGAKAVGVEGNRITLGELEALKQFAPKITFVPVDGVVEKQRAIKDPGEVEKIRESVRVAERGFRMFVATLREADSEKDMVDALEGYVRRAGARSTSFPPIVAVGERGALPHAQPTARQLGEGSKLLVDWGADLLYKSDITRTLKSPFGTSPSRRNKMERVGYDFEKLYAVVLAAQNAAMAVIRHGVKAKDVDAAARKVIANAKFDKYPELRLGDFFTHGVGHGIGLEIHEAPRIRANSEDVLEAGMVVTIEPGIYIPGWGGIRIEDDVLITHDGCKILTTLSREPVTLNVG